The region TTATTTCATAAAATTCTCCTGGTTTTCTATGGTAACCAACCATTTTCCATTTTGCTTTTTTAAGAAAATTTCTACCTCTTGGTTTTGATTTGCAGCATCTTTGAGCTTAATGGTAGCCTTATTGTCATAAACGGTTTCAGATACAAAAATGTATTTTGAGCGAGTAACCTTAGTTTGCTGCTCTATTCCTACTCCTTTAATATAGTCAATTTTTTTTTTGCTTTCTTCTGTACAGTATTTTTTAGCCGTTTCATAATCCTGCTGCGCCATGGCATTAGCATAGGCTATGCTTACTTCTCTTCGTTGTTTGGTTTCTTTATTGCTGCATCCTGCCAAAACAAAAAAAATGAACACAGATAAGATGAAAATAGCTTTTTCCATACAGAGAATTATTGGTACAAAAGTATGATATATTTATTAGGTAAAAAAAATGTGCTTGACTTTTGCAAATAAAAAGTTGATATTCAAATTTTTACCATTCTAATACCTCGTCAATCATTTTTTTGATGATTATGGGATGAATTCCGTCTTTTTTTCCAATTTTTTCTCCTAGTCTAACTATTACAATGTTTTTGGAAGGAATAACAATAATCAATTGACCTAATATCCCACGAGCATAGAATACAGACTGGTTTTTATATGACATCAACCACCACATATAGCCGTAATATTCGGCTTTGTTTCCCTTTTCATCAGGTATAGGTAAAGGAGTTAGCGATTGTTCAACATATTGAGTATCTACAATTTGCTTACCTTTCCAATTTCCTTTATGTAGATAAAGCAGTCCAATTCGGGCAAAATCCCGAGCATTGCTATTGATACAACAGTATGATTTTTCATCGCCGTTTTCTTTATCTAAGCTCCACAAAGCATCATCAACGGCATGGATAGGGGTCCATAATTTTTCGCTCATATATTCGCTAACGGTTTTACCTGTAACTTTATTCAAAATAAATGATAAAATTAAAGGATCAGAACCTTTGTAGCGATGTACAGTACCAGGCGTATGAATGACTTTTAATTTTCGTACCAATTTGCGTAAATCTGTACCGTAATAAGATTCAGTAGTATGATTAAAAGGACTGTTGTATCGTTCTTGAAAATTAAGTCCTGATGCCATCATTAAACAGTGGCGAATGGTAATTTTGGCTTTATCCCCTTCTTTGAATTCAGGTAAATACTCATGTACAGGTGTATCTAAACTTTTGATTAGACCTTCTTTGTAAGCAATACCTACTAAAATACTAACTACGCTTTTAGCCATAGAAAAGGAATTAGATAAAGCATGCTCATGATAAGGCTTTGCATACTGCTCATAAACAATGGTATCATTTTTAACTACCAAAAAGGCAACTGTTTTAAGAGAGTCATGAAGCTTTTGTAACGAAGGTGATATATTTTTGTTCTTACGAACAGGTAAAGGTTCAGGTGATTTTGCTTTTATAGTACGATTATGAAAAATTTTATAGTCGTCAATATCTGCATAGTTAAAAATAAGTGCCTTGTAGATATAGGTTGTGTCCGTCAACCAAAAAATGAGATGCAGTAAGCTCAATATTGCTACAATTCCTACTACAATCCGAATAAGTCTTTGCGCTTTCATTTTCCTACTTAATAAAGTTAAAGCAAAATTATGTTAATTCTTTATCTTTTTGGCTATCAAGATGCATCTTTTACCTTGCGAATGAGCTTGGTAATCTCCCCATTGGGCAAGAATTGAAGCACCTGCCTGTTGAAAAAAGTGTATTAAAGTTTTAGATGAATACAATTTGACACGCTCCTCAAAAAGATAGTTTCTACCTTGGTCTGCAAATGTGATGGTTTTTATTACTGTGTTATCTTCTATACGGCGAGTAATGTAAAAAGTAATGCTTTTTTTTACCACTTTTTCATGCGGAATGAGTGTTTGCATGACGTATTCAGAATTAAAGTAATCTAAAATGATGATGTTATTACTTTGC is a window of Bacteroidia bacterium DNA encoding:
- a CDS encoding beta-lactamase family protein; this translates as MKAQRLIRIVVGIVAILSLLHLIFWLTDTTYIYKALIFNYADIDDYKIFHNRTIKAKSPEPLPVRKNKNISPSLQKLHDSLKTVAFLVVKNDTIVYEQYAKPYHEHALSNSFSMAKSVVSILVGIAYKEGLIKSLDTPVHEYLPEFKEGDKAKITIRHCLMMASGLNFQERYNSPFNHTTESYYGTDLRKLVRKLKVIHTPGTVHRYKGSDPLILSFILNKVTGKTVSEYMSEKLWTPIHAVDDALWSLDKENGDEKSYCCINSNARDFARIGLLYLHKGNWKGKQIVDTQYVEQSLTPLPIPDEKGNKAEYYGYMWWLMSYKNQSVFYARGILGQLIIVIPSKNIVIVRLGEKIGKKDGIHPIIIKKMIDEVLEW